The genomic DNA GAGGTCAGGCCAACTTGATCAGCGTGGCCAAGCGATCCCAGTGTTGGGCCGGCGAGCCGAACAACACCTCGTCGGTCCGCGCTCGCCGTAGGTAAAGATGTGCGGAGTCCTCCCAGGTGAAGCCGATACCACCGTGAATCTGGACGTTGGCATGCACGGCGTTACGCAGAGCCTCCGAGCACACCGCCTTGGCCATGCCGGCCCGCCAATCCGCTTCATCAGCCGCGCCGTCCGTGCCGTCGAGAGCCTGCAGGGCCGCCTGTGATGCCGACCGTGCCCACTCCAGATCGACCAGGATGTCCGCACACTTGTGTTTGACTGCCTGGAAGCTGCCGATGGGGCGGCCGAATTGTTCGCGGGTTCTCGCATAGTCGGTGGCGATTTCGAGTACCCGCTCGCACGCGCCGACCTGTTCGGCCGAGAGCACTGCAAGTGTCACGTTGACATGACGCTGGATGAGGTCGTCAATCGGTCCAGCGCCGGACAGCAGCACTGCGCGAGCCCCGCTGAGGGTGAGGGTGGCCATCGGTCGGGTGCCGTCGAGCACGCGTTCGGCCTCTTTGGCGACACCTTCGTCGGCAGAGTCGACGAGGAACACCGCGGGTTCGCCGTTCTCGGTGTTGGCGACCACAACGAGATCGTCGGCGACGCTGCCGCCCAGCACATGACGCGCTGTTCCGTCGACCCGCCATTGCTCGGTGCTTCGAGTAGCGGTCAACGTCACCGCATTTCGGTGCCACAGTCCGCCATCACCGGTTAGCGTCGTCGCCGCGATCCGACGGCCTTCGGCGAGTCCGACGAGCCGCTTGTCGGAGTCGGGATCGTGCTCGGCCAGCTCGAGCAACAGGCCGGTCGCCAACACGGCGGAACTGACGAACGGCACCGGCGCCACGGTGCGCCCCAATTCGTGGGCGACCACGCCCAGCGCCGACGCGCCGTATCCCGCACCTCCCAGGTGTTCGGGTAGTGCAATGGCGGCCACCCCGACCTGGTTGCACAATGCGTCCCAGAGGACCGTGTCAAAACCGGAACCGCCGTCGTCGTCGCTCACTTCGCCGTAGGCGACGCCACGCACCCGCTCCTCGGAGGCCATCCGCTCACAAGCAGCACGTACCGACTGCGCGAATTCCTGGCGCTCGTCATCGGCTAGCGCGGTCATCGGTCTCCTCCTGTGATCTGCTGGGCCAGTTCGGATTTGGCGACCTTTCCCAGCCCGTTCAGCGGGAACTCGTCTACGATGACGAGCCGTTCCGGCCACTTCTGCTTCATCAGCCCGCGCTCGTCGAGGAACGTGCACAGTTCATGGAGGGTGACGTCGCGGTGCTGGGGCGAGCGCCGCACCACCGCGCACACCAGCTCACCGCGCAGCTCGTCAGGCTGACCCAGCACTGCGATCTCGTCGACGAGCGGATGAGCCAGCAGCTCGTTCTCTATCTCGTCGGGCGCGATGTTCTCGCCCTTGCGGATGATCAGATCTTTGGTTCGACCGGTGACCACGATGCGACCGTCAGGACGCAGATACCCTCGGTCCCCGGTGTGGAACCAGCGGTCAGCCGTCAACGCCCGGTTCCACTGTTCGTCCTCCACGTAGCCCGGTGTCAGGTTGTCGCCGCGCAGCTCGATCTCGCCGGTCGGCCCGATCCGGACCCGCGCTCCGGGGATGGGCCGCCCCGCGCTGTTGGCCAGTTGTTCGTCGGTGTCGGTGCACTCGCTGACACATACCATCGGCGCTTCGGTCATGCCGTACGCGTGCACCACCGGAATGCGCAGATGCCGGCGTACCTGCCGATGCACTTCCGGTGGACACGCGGCGCCGCCGCCGATCAGCATGCGCAGTGACGGCATGAGAAGATCGGCTGTCGGAGAAGCGATTTGGGACGCAACGAGCATCTGGTAAAACGCGGTGCTGGCGCCGGTCACGGTAACGCGGTGCTCTGCAAGCAAGCCGGGCAGGGTATCGGCAGTGACCTTCGGGACCAACAGCACCGGAAAGTCGCCGAGCAATGCTGCCGCGAGATAGACCATTCCGCCCACGTGTGCGATGGGGAAGGCGATGGTGCCGACTTCCTGCGGATGACTACCGAGCCCGAGATAAGCCACATATCCGCGCGACGCGCTGAGCAGCGTGGCGTCCGTGTGCGCCACACCCTTGGGGCGACCGGTGGTACCCGACGTGAAATACACCCAGTGTGGGTCTGCCGCTGAGCGCGGTCCGTTGAGTTCGGGGCATGGTTCCTGGATGGCAGACAGGCGTGTCAGCAGGTCATCAGGCATGACGACCGTAGGGATATCGCACGGGGCATTGTCAGCTGTCGTGTTGTCCACCAACAGGATATCGGCGTTCGCGACGTCGAGGGCGGTGCTCACCTCGCGTTGGCGGTAGAGGTGTAGAACCGGGGCCTGGGTGACGGGCATGCGGGACAGGGCCAGCATCAGCACTACCGCCGGGACATGCGAGGGCAGTTGCCAGGCAACCGTCATGCCGGGCCCCACACCGGCGTCCCACAGCCACTGCGTGGCCGCCGCCGACATCGAGGCGACCTGGGACACCGTCAGTGTCTCGCCTGCGGTGTCACGCAACAATGGCCGGTTCGGCCGGGCGGCCGCGCACTCGTCGAGGAGACCGGCAACGCTACCTGCGATGACCTGCTGCCGCTCTTGGGTATTCATTGGCTCAGCTGTCCAGGAACTGGCGGATCGCCGAGGCAGCCTGTTCAGGGCGGTCCAGCATCACATACGTGGAAGCGCCGGCGATCGGCTGAAGTGCGGCGTTCGGGAAGGCGTCGGCGAGGCGCCGGGCGTGGGACAGCGGAAACATGTCGTCGGCGTCGCCCCAGGCAAGGAGGACCGGATTGGTCCATTCCTCGATCGCTCTGCTGGCGGCCAGGGTATGGCGGGGGTGCAGATCGGCCGTAAAGCGCACTGCCTGGCCACGGACGGCCGCGGATGACAGGAAGCCGCCGAAAATCGCGGGCCGCCGCTCGGGGTCGATCCCCTGCCGGGTCACCGCACCGATAAACACCCTCAGCCCAGGCGGTGTGGTCAGCAACCGCATCAGCACGGCGCCGACGAAGCGGTTGAGTCGGCACAAGCGCACTATCGGGGCAAAGCTGCCGGGCGGAAAGTGTTCGTAGCTATCGCAGTTCGTGAACACCAGTCGCGACACACGGCCCCAGTCGAGCCCTGGGTCACCCAGCGCTGCCAGGACGATGCCACCGCCGGTGTCGTTGGCCACCAGCGTTACGTCGGACAGGTCCAATGTGTCGAGTAGCCCCAGGATGCGTCGCCCGGAAGCGGCCACCGAGAGGTCCACCGGCTCGTCAAGGGGCTTGCGTTGTGCGCCGAGCGGCCAGGTGGGGACGATGCAGCGATGCGTATCGGAGAGTAAGTGGGCAACTTCGTCCCACACCGCGCCAGTGACATACGCGCCGTGAACGAACACCACCGGCGACCCAGCGCCGGTCTCGGTGTACTCGATCGCCGCTCCGACCACCTGCACGGTGGACATCGTCTCTTCCAACGTCAGCTCAACCTTCGGCCGGGCGTGAACGTGACCGGCAGCTCGCGCACCGCGTACACCTCGCCGGCGTCTTCGAACAGTGTTGCCTCACCGGATAATTGGAAGTCCGGTAGGCGTGACAGGATCTGGGTGAGCATCACATCGAACATCATCTTGGCGTAGTGCGAACCCAGGCACCGGTGCATGCCGATGCCGAATGCCATGTGCTTCTTGGCGTTCGGCCGGTCAAGATCGAGGGAGTCGGGGTCCTCGAACATGGCAGGGTCGCGGTTGGCGGCAGCCCACATCAGGATCGCCCGGTCGCCCTGGCACAGTGGTTGGCCGTGAAATTCGGCGTCGTGTGAGACGGTGCGGGCCAGTCCCAGGGTGGGAGAGTACAGCCGTAGCAGTTCGTCGGTGGAGTTCTTGATCAAGCTGGGATCGGCGATGAACTTCTCCCGCAGCTCGGTGTCCCGGCACAGGCGAAGCAGCACGTTGCCGGTAAATCCGCTGGTGGTGTCCATGCCGCCCAGCATCATCAACACCGTGTACATGGTGATCTGGCCGTCGTCGAGCGGTTGACCGTTCAGCGTGCCGCGCAGGATGTCGCTGAACAGGTCGTCGCCGAGACCCTCCGTGCGGCGTTCTGTCATGTGCTTGACGATCTCGCCGAACATCTCCATGCCAGCTGCCCCCGCCTTTTCTGGGTCGTGGGCGCGATCGTGCACCGTGGTGTGTACCCAGTGCACCCAATCCATGGCACGTGATTCGTCGAATTTCAGCAGACGCAGGATCAATCGGGCCGGCAGCGGCGTGGTCAGCTCGCCGACGAGATCACATTCGCCACGCTCGATGAAGGCGTCGATCGCCTCGTTGGTCATCTCGATCGCGCCTTCGCGAAACCGTTCGGCGGAGCCTGGCGAGAACCGCTTGAGGGTGACCTCGCGCAGCTCTTGGGTTTCCGGCGGATCGGACTCGATCGGCAGGATCGGCAATGGAAAGTCGCTGGCCGGCACACCCACCGACGGATAGGAGTTGAACAGGGCGTCGTCGCGGGCGGCTTCGAACACCGATGCGTAATCCGTCAGCGCCCAGAAGCCTTCGTAGTGATCGGAGTGTGCAACCGGACAACCGGATTCACGCATCTCTCGGAATCGTTGGTGGGGATCCTCGCGGAATTCTGGCGAGTGGTGATCGAGATCCACCTCGGCGCGCCGGCGCGGTGTTGTTTGGGTGTCGGTCATCCGCAGGACTCCTTTGTCGTTGGGCTACTTGGAGAGGATCGCGACCGCGGCTGTTCCCGGCGCGCCGTACAGCTGCGCCAGCCCCACCCGCGGGTCATTGGGCACCTGACGTTCGCCTGCAGTGCCGCGCAGTTGCTGTACCAGTTCGTAGATCTGGCGCAGGCCGGACGCACCGACCGGTTCGCCGTTGGCCAGCAGGCCACCGTCGGTGTTGATGGGCAGCCGGCCGCCGATCATGGTGGCGCCGTCGGCGAGCAGTGCCTCCTGCTCGCCGTCTTTGCACAGACCGGTCTCGGCCATATGGATGATCTCCGAGCCCGAGTCGGTGTCCTGCAGCTGGGCGACGTCGACGTCCTCGGGACCGATACCAGCCAATTCGTATGCAGCCGTGGCCGCTTCGGCTGTCGTGCCGGGCACGATGGGCAGTTCGATCGATGTCCGCAGCAGTTCGTAGGCGCCTTCGCGGCGGCTGCGCAAGGCGGTTGATCGCAGGTAGATGGGAGTGTCGGTGTACTGCTTGGCTTTGTCGGCACGGCACACCACCACGGCTGCCGCACCCTCGTTGGGGTTGCAGTACATGTACTGGCGCAGTGGGGCATTCACGACAGGGGAGCTCAGGATCGCCTCGATACTCATCGACTTGCGTCGCCAGGCGTGCGGTGCAAGCGCGCCGTTGTCGAAGTTCTTGGCCGCGACCCTGGCCAGGGTCTCTTCGCTGATGCCGTGATCGTGCATGTAACGCATGATCTTGGTGCCGAAGTAGTGGGTGGTGAGGAACATGCCCTGATCGCCGTACCACTGCGGTAATCCGGATACCGACGGATCGGCGCCGAACGCGCCGCGGGGATGTTTGTCCAGGCCGACGCCGACGGCGATGTCGGCCTCTCCGAGTTGGACGTCGCGGGCGGCGAGTGTCAGCAGGGAGTTTCCGGTGGCGCAGCCGCTCAGGGTTGCTCGTGCCGGCAGTCCGGTCATTCCCGCCAGACCGGTGACCGCCTCGGGATTGGCCACTTCGAGGCTGCCTGCGTAGAGACTGCCCACGTCCGGCCACTGCACCCCGGCATCACGCAGCGCCCTGCTGATGGCTACGGCGCCCATCTCCAGTGCAGACCGATCCTCGTACCGTCCGAATGGGTGAAGTCCGACGCCGATGATGGCGATGTCGGCCCTGCTGCTCATTGTGCTCCCGCGGGTGTGCTTTGACTCGAGTACGCTAACTCTATAACTATATAGCTGATTCTGGGCTGCCGGTCTAGAATCGCGTCACCGCCAGATGGCGGCGGACTGATTTGGCAAGCTGTGTGTGAAAGCTGAGGGCGTTGAGTATCTCGTTGCTTCTTGAGATGGCTGTTTCGGGCGATCCGGACCGGGTTGTCCTTGTGGATGGCGATATTCGGCTGACCACCGAGGGGCTCAGTCAACTCGCCGACGGGGGCGCAGGGGTGGTGTCCGCCTCCGGGGCGTCGCACGTCGTCTACGTCGGCACCGGGGGAGCGATGCTGCCGTTGCTGATGTTCTCCGCGGCACGCGCCAACGTTGCGTTCACCCCGCTGAATTACCGGCTGAGTGCCGAGGGCCTGGGGCAGCTCATCGACCGGTTGGCTGATCCGTTGATCGTGGTCGATGACGACTACCGCGACATGGTGTCCGGGGCGCGCGTAGTGAGCTCCGCCGAATTCATCGCCTCCGCACAATCGGCCGAGCCTGCGGCAGAGTTTGCCGATCCCGATGACGTCGCGGTCGTGTTGTTCACCTCCGGCACCACGTCGCGACCCAAAGCCGTTGAGCTGACGCACAACAATCTGACCAGCTACATCACCGGAACCGTGGAGTTCGGCTCCGCCGAACCCGCGGACGTCGCCCTGGTATGTGTGCCGCCCTATCACATCGCCGGGGTCATGGCCGCGTTGTCGAACCTCTATGCCGGTCGGACAGTCGTGTACTTACGGCGATTCGATCCACATGAATGGGTGCGTCTGGTAGCCGACGAGCACGTCACCACCGCGACCGTGGTGCCGACGATGTTGGACCGCATCGTGTCCGTGCTCGAGCAGGAGGCCACCGAGCTGCCGACGCTGCGCAGCCTGGCCTACGGCGGATCGAAGGTGGCACTGCCGCTGGTCCGCAAGGCACTCGACCTGTTCCCGCAGGTTGGTTTCGTGAACGCCTACGGACTGACCGAGACCAGCTCGACCATTGCAGTGCTGACCCCGGACGACCATCGCCAGGCGCACGCCGCTGACGACCATGCGGTGGCCCGGCGGTTGAGCTCGGTCGGTCGTCCGGTCCCCGATATCGAGGTGCAGATCCGCGGGGAGGACGGCACCGTGCTCGGCCCGGGCCACACCGGCGAGCTGTTCGTGCGTGGCCCGCAAGTCTCCGGCCGGTATGCCGAGATCGGGTCGGTGCTTGACGCCGAAGGGTGGTTCCCCACCAAGGACATCGCGACGCTCGATGACGAGGGCTACCTGTTCATCGGCGGTCGGTCCGACGACACCATCATCCGCGGTGGCGAGAACATCGCTCCCTCGGAGATCGAGGACGTGCTGGTCGAGCACCCCGACGTCCGCGAGGTCGCCGTCGTCGGTTTAGAGGACGCCGAATGGGGTCAGATCATCGTCGCGGTCATCGTGCGTGAGGTCGGCCGGGATCCAGAACCCGAGCAACTGCGGGAATTCGCCCGCACGAAACTGCGTGGTTCGCGGACGCCGGACCGTATCGAGTTCCGCGACGAGCTGCCGACCACGCCCACCGGCAAGGTGCTGCGCCGGGAGATCCTCGACGACCTCAAGCTCGCCTCCGCGGAGTGATCACCAGTAATACCGAAAGAACAAGGAGCACAGCATGATCAAGAATGGCACCCGGTTACAGAGCCAGGTGTGTGACACCCAGGTCATCGTCGTCAAGACGGCGGACAGTCTCGACGATCTGCGCTGCGGGGGGCAGTCAATGGTTCCCGTGGGTTCGGAACGATCGGCCGGCGTCTCGCCTGATCCCGCCTTCGCAGACGGCAACGCGATGGGCAAGCGCTACGTCGACGCGGGCGACGCTGAGGTCCTGGTCACCAAGGCCGGAGCCGGAACTCTGACCGTCGGCACGACCGCACTGGCGCTCAAGGAAGCAAAGCCGCTGCCCGCGAGCGACTAGACAACTCAAAAGGGCGCCAGGGCACAGGCCCCGGCGCCCTTTTTGGGATCAGGCGTTGGCCAACACGGGCGGCTTGACGGCCTCCGGGTCGGGGTTGGCGATCGGCAGGCCCATGAAGCGCCGGGCGTTGTCGCCCATGAAGTCGTAGGTCCGCCGCTTGTCCATGCCCTCGGCGTACTTGAAGTAGCCCTTCGGTGTTTCCAGGCCTTCGGGATGCGGCCAGTCGGAGCCGAACAACACCTTGTCCCACCCGACGGTTTTGACGACGTCGGCCACCGACCCTTCCCAGAATGGACTGACCCAGATGTTGCGGCGGAAAACCTCGTGCGGGTGTTCGGGGAAGTTCTGCGGCATTTTGCCGTAGGTCGACGCCAGATCGTCGAAAAGT from Mycobacterium sp. DL440 includes the following:
- a CDS encoding thiolase family protein, whose amino-acid sequence is MSSRADIAIIGVGLHPFGRYEDRSALEMGAVAISRALRDAGVQWPDVGSLYAGSLEVANPEAVTGLAGMTGLPARATLSGCATGNSLLTLAARDVQLGEADIAVGVGLDKHPRGAFGADPSVSGLPQWYGDQGMFLTTHYFGTKIMRYMHDHGISEETLARVAAKNFDNGALAPHAWRRKSMSIEAILSSPVVNAPLRQYMYCNPNEGAAAVVVCRADKAKQYTDTPIYLRSTALRSRREGAYELLRTSIELPIVPGTTAEAATAAYELAGIGPEDVDVAQLQDTDSGSEIIHMAETGLCKDGEQEALLADGATMIGGRLPINTDGGLLANGEPVGASGLRQIYELVQQLRGTAGERQVPNDPRVGLAQLYGAPGTAAVAILSK
- a CDS encoding alpha/beta fold hydrolase, producing MSTVQVVGAAIEYTETGAGSPVVFVHGAYVTGAVWDEVAHLLSDTHRCIVPTWPLGAQRKPLDEPVDLSVAASGRRILGLLDTLDLSDVTLVANDTGGGIVLAALGDPGLDWGRVSRLVFTNCDSYEHFPPGSFAPIVRLCRLNRFVGAVLMRLLTTPPGLRVFIGAVTRQGIDPERRPAIFGGFLSSAAVRGQAVRFTADLHPRHTLAASRAIEEWTNPVLLAWGDADDMFPLSHARRLADAFPNAALQPIAGASTYVMLDRPEQAASAIRQFLDS
- a CDS encoding class I adenylate-forming enzyme family protein, with amino-acid sequence MSISLLLEMAVSGDPDRVVLVDGDIRLTTEGLSQLADGGAGVVSASGASHVVYVGTGGAMLPLLMFSAARANVAFTPLNYRLSAEGLGQLIDRLADPLIVVDDDYRDMVSGARVVSSAEFIASAQSAEPAAEFADPDDVAVVLFTSGTTSRPKAVELTHNNLTSYITGTVEFGSAEPADVALVCVPPYHIAGVMAALSNLYAGRTVVYLRRFDPHEWVRLVADEHVTTATVVPTMLDRIVSVLEQEATELPTLRSLAYGGSKVALPLVRKALDLFPQVGFVNAYGLTETSSTIAVLTPDDHRQAHAADDHAVARRLSSVGRPVPDIEVQIRGEDGTVLGPGHTGELFVRGPQVSGRYAEIGSVLDAEGWFPTKDIATLDDEGYLFIGGRSDDTIIRGGENIAPSEIEDVLVEHPDVREVAVVGLEDAEWGQIIVAVIVREVGRDPEPEQLREFARTKLRGSRTPDRIEFRDELPTTPTGKVLRREILDDLKLASAE
- a CDS encoding acyl-CoA dehydrogenase family protein yields the protein MTALADDERQEFAQSVRAACERMASEERVRGVAYGEVSDDDGGSGFDTVLWDALCNQVGVAAIALPEHLGGAGYGASALGVVAHELGRTVAPVPFVSSAVLATGLLLELAEHDPDSDKRLVGLAEGRRIAATTLTGDGGLWHRNAVTLTATRSTEQWRVDGTARHVLGGSVADDLVVVANTENGEPAVFLVDSADEGVAKEAERVLDGTRPMATLTLSGARAVLLSGAGPIDDLIQRHVNVTLAVLSAEQVGACERVLEIATDYARTREQFGRPIGSFQAVKHKCADILVDLEWARSASQAALQALDGTDGAADEADWRAGMAKAVCSEALRNAVHANVQIHGGIGFTWEDSAHLYLRRARTDEVLFGSPAQHWDRLATLIKLA
- a CDS encoding cytochrome P450, with amino-acid sequence MTDTQTTPRRRAEVDLDHHSPEFREDPHQRFREMRESGCPVAHSDHYEGFWALTDYASVFEAARDDALFNSYPSVGVPASDFPLPILPIESDPPETQELREVTLKRFSPGSAERFREGAIEMTNEAIDAFIERGECDLVGELTTPLPARLILRLLKFDESRAMDWVHWVHTTVHDRAHDPEKAGAAGMEMFGEIVKHMTERRTEGLGDDLFSDILRGTLNGQPLDDGQITMYTVLMMLGGMDTTSGFTGNVLLRLCRDTELREKFIADPSLIKNSTDELLRLYSPTLGLARTVSHDAEFHGQPLCQGDRAILMWAAANRDPAMFEDPDSLDLDRPNAKKHMAFGIGMHRCLGSHYAKMMFDVMLTQILSRLPDFQLSGEATLFEDAGEVYAVRELPVTFTPGRRLS
- a CDS encoding class I adenylate-forming enzyme family protein, with the translated sequence MNTQERQQVIAGSVAGLLDECAAARPNRPLLRDTAGETLTVSQVASMSAAATQWLWDAGVGPGMTVAWQLPSHVPAVVLMLALSRMPVTQAPVLHLYRQREVSTALDVANADILLVDNTTADNAPCDIPTVVMPDDLLTRLSAIQEPCPELNGPRSAADPHWVYFTSGTTGRPKGVAHTDATLLSASRGYVAYLGLGSHPQEVGTIAFPIAHVGGMVYLAAALLGDFPVLLVPKVTADTLPGLLAEHRVTVTGASTAFYQMLVASQIASPTADLLMPSLRMLIGGGAACPPEVHRQVRRHLRIPVVHAYGMTEAPMVCVSECTDTDEQLANSAGRPIPGARVRIGPTGEIELRGDNLTPGYVEDEQWNRALTADRWFHTGDRGYLRPDGRIVVTGRTKDLIIRKGENIAPDEIENELLAHPLVDEIAVLGQPDELRGELVCAVVRRSPQHRDVTLHELCTFLDERGLMKQKWPERLVIVDEFPLNGLGKVAKSELAQQITGGDR